One genomic region from Mangifera indica cultivar Alphonso chromosome 17, CATAS_Mindica_2.1, whole genome shotgun sequence encodes:
- the LOC123200004 gene encoding uncharacterized protein LOC123200004 isoform X2 has product MAETEVKAMKETLCAQQQLLQNLSAELDVEREASGTAVSEALSMILRLQEEKSAIVMEASQYKRMAEEKISHAEETLESYEDILYQKEMEISALEFQIQAYKCRLLSLGCTELGVSIPTEDLYMQRSDVSVGEGCSNSGVRRLRSLPPLQLDDIYQSIVRGKSLTPEPEMVPLDEKTCQDFTENGLQLRKHPSRSIGGDLNSYWEQIKKLDEKVKEFADPKDTDGDKSASLKPESRPVTLLSQLSSDISSDLRRCKINTNLDMVKECKAPMDREEPLTSSSSSSVCDVFEVPKVIESSKSSEKDEKGKNKWIWDGENRLGKPDPVVDVTLDSEVKDKAVLHGTKLEKKLLRSKEIIGVDSKRPLARHKMSHAEIHADFHHEFQQLGERIERLEGERHSARHSEREEELNLLKEIREQLNSVQAEMRSWRTKESHPVHKPSLLPIQEAMLRCGI; this is encoded by the exons ATGGCAGAGACTGAAGTTAAAGCTATGAAAGAGACACTGTGTGCTCAGCAACAGCTCCTGCAGAATCTTTCTGCAGAGTTGGATGTGGAAAGGGAGGCTTCTGGTACTGCAGTTAGCGAAGCATTGTCGATGATACTTCGTTTGCAAGAAGAGAAGTCGGCGATTGTGATGGAAGCAAGTCAGTATAAGAGAATGGCAGAGGAAAAGATTAGTCATGCGGAGGAGACTTTAGAGTCTTATGAAGATATTCTGTATCAGAAAGAGATGGAGATTTCTGCTCTTGAGTTCCAAATTCAGGCTTATAAGTGCAGGCTTTTGAGCTTGGGTTGTACTGAGTTGGGTGTCAGTATACCTACCGAGGATCTATATATGCAAAGAAGTGATGTATCTGTTGGAGAAGGTTGTTCTAACAGTGGTGTGAGGAGACTCAGATCTTTGCCTCCTCTTCAACTTGATGATATCTATCAAAGCATTGTAAGGGGAAAATCATTGACCCCAGAACCAGAAATGGTTCCACTAGATGAAAAAACATGTCAGGATTTTACAGAGAATGGCCTGCAGTTAAGGAAGCATCCGAGTAGGTCAATAGGTGGAGACTTGAATTCATATTgggaacaaataaaaaaattagatgaaaaagTGAAGGAATTTGCAGATCCTAAAGATACAGATGGAGATAAGTCTGCAAGCTTAAAGCCTGAGTCCAGACCAGTTACTTTGCTATCACAATTGAGCAGTGACATATCCTCTGACTTAAGAAGATGCAAAATCAACACTAACTTGGACATGGTTAAGGAATGTAAAGCTCCAATGGATAGAGAAGAACCTTTAACCTCTTCTAGCTCATCAAGTGTTTGTGACGTATTTGAAGTCCCAAAAGTTATTGAGAGTTCCAAAAGTAGCGAAAAAGATGAGAAGGGAAAGAATAAGTGGATTTGGGATGGAGAGAACAGACTTGGGAAGCCTGATCCTGTTGTGGATGTAACTTTGGATTCTGAAGTTAAGGACAAGGCAGTTTTGCATGGAACAAAGCTGGAGAAGAAACTGTTAAGATCCAAGGAGATAATAGGTGTTGATTCCAAGCGACCTCTTGCTCGCCATAAAATGAGTCATGCTGAAATTCATGCTGACTTTCATCATGAGTTTCAGCAGCTTGGTGAAAGAATTGAGCGGCTCGAGGGAGAGAGACATAGTGCAAGGCATAGTGAAAGAGAAGAGGAATTGAATCTGTTGAAGGAGATTCGTGAGCAACTCAATTCAGTTCAGGCGGAGATGCGAAGTTGGAGGACTAAGGAATCCCATCCAGTTCATAAGCCATCCCTTCTTCCAATACAAGAG GCAATGCTACGCTGTGGAATTTAA
- the LOC123200004 gene encoding uncharacterized protein LOC123200004 isoform X1 has product MQQGGVYLEILIVKNGLFCVVLRIKTVVFPGSVGHSNLRMAETEVKAMKETLCAQQQLLQNLSAELDVEREASGTAVSEALSMILRLQEEKSAIVMEASQYKRMAEEKISHAEETLESYEDILYQKEMEISALEFQIQAYKCRLLSLGCTELGVSIPTEDLYMQRSDVSVGEGCSNSGVRRLRSLPPLQLDDIYQSIVRGKSLTPEPEMVPLDEKTCQDFTENGLQLRKHPSRSIGGDLNSYWEQIKKLDEKVKEFADPKDTDGDKSASLKPESRPVTLLSQLSSDISSDLRRCKINTNLDMVKECKAPMDREEPLTSSSSSSVCDVFEVPKVIESSKSSEKDEKGKNKWIWDGENRLGKPDPVVDVTLDSEVKDKAVLHGTKLEKKLLRSKEIIGVDSKRPLARHKMSHAEIHADFHHEFQQLGERIERLEGERHSARHSEREEELNLLKEIREQLNSVQAEMRSWRTKESHPVHKPSLLPIQEAMLRCGI; this is encoded by the exons GTCATTCGAATTTGAGGATGGCAGAGACTGAAGTTAAAGCTATGAAAGAGACACTGTGTGCTCAGCAACAGCTCCTGCAGAATCTTTCTGCAGAGTTGGATGTGGAAAGGGAGGCTTCTGGTACTGCAGTTAGCGAAGCATTGTCGATGATACTTCGTTTGCAAGAAGAGAAGTCGGCGATTGTGATGGAAGCAAGTCAGTATAAGAGAATGGCAGAGGAAAAGATTAGTCATGCGGAGGAGACTTTAGAGTCTTATGAAGATATTCTGTATCAGAAAGAGATGGAGATTTCTGCTCTTGAGTTCCAAATTCAGGCTTATAAGTGCAGGCTTTTGAGCTTGGGTTGTACTGAGTTGGGTGTCAGTATACCTACCGAGGATCTATATATGCAAAGAAGTGATGTATCTGTTGGAGAAGGTTGTTCTAACAGTGGTGTGAGGAGACTCAGATCTTTGCCTCCTCTTCAACTTGATGATATCTATCAAAGCATTGTAAGGGGAAAATCATTGACCCCAGAACCAGAAATGGTTCCACTAGATGAAAAAACATGTCAGGATTTTACAGAGAATGGCCTGCAGTTAAGGAAGCATCCGAGTAGGTCAATAGGTGGAGACTTGAATTCATATTgggaacaaataaaaaaattagatgaaaaagTGAAGGAATTTGCAGATCCTAAAGATACAGATGGAGATAAGTCTGCAAGCTTAAAGCCTGAGTCCAGACCAGTTACTTTGCTATCACAATTGAGCAGTGACATATCCTCTGACTTAAGAAGATGCAAAATCAACACTAACTTGGACATGGTTAAGGAATGTAAAGCTCCAATGGATAGAGAAGAACCTTTAACCTCTTCTAGCTCATCAAGTGTTTGTGACGTATTTGAAGTCCCAAAAGTTATTGAGAGTTCCAAAAGTAGCGAAAAAGATGAGAAGGGAAAGAATAAGTGGATTTGGGATGGAGAGAACAGACTTGGGAAGCCTGATCCTGTTGTGGATGTAACTTTGGATTCTGAAGTTAAGGACAAGGCAGTTTTGCATGGAACAAAGCTGGAGAAGAAACTGTTAAGATCCAAGGAGATAATAGGTGTTGATTCCAAGCGACCTCTTGCTCGCCATAAAATGAGTCATGCTGAAATTCATGCTGACTTTCATCATGAGTTTCAGCAGCTTGGTGAAAGAATTGAGCGGCTCGAGGGAGAGAGACATAGTGCAAGGCATAGTGAAAGAGAAGAGGAATTGAATCTGTTGAAGGAGATTCGTGAGCAACTCAATTCAGTTCAGGCGGAGATGCGAAGTTGGAGGACTAAGGAATCCCATCCAGTTCATAAGCCATCCCTTCTTCCAATACAAGAG GCAATGCTACGCTGTGGAATTTAA